The following proteins are co-located in the Fusobacteria bacterium ZRK30 genome:
- the hisS gene encoding histidine--tRNA ligase, which produces MKLIKAMRGTRDIYDVEALKFNFIEDTAKELLENYGFGRMITPTFESTDLFKRGIGEGTDIVDKEMYTFSDRGDRSITLRPEGTAPVVRSYLENKTYAKEDLTKYYYINNMFRYERPQAGRYREFYQIGVEILGNASPMADAEVISMGYRLMEKLGIEDLKVNINSVGGNETRAKYRDILVNYLTPKKEGLCTDCQTRYEANPLRVLDCKNKGCQELTVDAPMLPDNLNAEEKAHYDTVKEYLDMFGVEYIENPRLVRGLDYYSSTVFEIITEKLGSQGTVLGGGRYDNLIKQLGDKEVPAVGFGSGLDRLMMLLGEEKIVNTPDVYVSWVGEENIDYAFLVANKLRDNGVKVYIEYAPKSANAHRKKAFKLGAKREIIIDADSKTNKTLGLKELSSRDVEVVAFDELLNKIK; this is translated from the coding sequence ATGAAATTGATAAAAGCAATGAGAGGGACTAGAGATATCTATGATGTAGAAGCTCTAAAATTCAACTTTATAGAAGATACAGCAAAAGAGTTATTGGAAAACTACGGTTTTGGTAGAATGATAACTCCTACATTTGAATCTACAGACTTATTCAAAAGAGGGATAGGAGAAGGAACGGATATCGTAGACAAGGAGATGTATACATTTTCTGACCGTGGAGATAGAAGTATAACTCTAAGACCTGAGGGGACAGCTCCGGTAGTAAGATCATATTTAGAAAATAAGACCTATGCTAAGGAAGATCTGACTAAATATTATTATATCAATAATATGTTCAGATATGAGAGACCACAGGCAGGAAGATATAGAGAGTTTTATCAGATAGGTGTGGAAATATTAGGTAATGCATCACCTATGGCAGATGCTGAAGTTATATCTATGGGATACAGACTGATGGAAAAATTAGGAATAGAAGACCTAAAGGTTAACATAAACTCTGTAGGAGGAAATGAAACAAGAGCAAAATATAGAGATATTTTAGTGAATTATCTTACTCCTAAAAAAGAAGGATTATGTACTGACTGCCAGACCAGGTATGAAGCTAACCCCCTTAGAGTTTTAGACTGTAAAAATAAAGGATGTCAGGAATTGACAGTAGACGCTCCAATGTTACCTGATAATTTGAATGCTGAAGAGAAGGCACACTATGACACTGTAAAAGAGTACTTAGACATGTTTGGTGTGGAATATATAGAAAATCCAAGATTAGTTAGAGGATTAGATTACTACTCAAGTACAGTATTTGAGATTATAACTGAAAAATTAGGATCTCAAGGAACAGTATTGGGTGGTGGAAGATACGATAACTTAATCAAACAATTAGGGGATAAGGAAGTTCCAGCAGTAGGATTTGGATCGGGCCTAGACAGACTGATGATGCTATTAGGAGAAGAGAAGATCGTAAATACTCCTGATGTATATGTAAGCTGGGTGGGAGAAGAAAATATAGACTACGCTTTCTTAGTAGCTAATAAATTAAGGGATAATGGAGTAAAAGTTTATATTGAATATGCACCAAAATCTGCTAATGCTCATAGAAAAAAAGCATTTAAACTGGGAGCTAAAAGGGAAATAATCATAGATGCTGATTCAAAAACTAATAAAACATTAGGATTGAAAGAATTAAGCAGCAGAGATGTAGAGGTAGTTGCATTTGATGAGTTATTAAATAAAATAAAGTAA
- the truB gene encoding tRNA pseudouridine(55) synthase TruB, protein MNGLINVDKPKGYTSFDVIRKLKRILNMKKIGHTGTLDPLATGVLVICLGRATKLANVIEAKEKTYIADFILGSKTDTYDTEGEVIDRSDVKVTGEDVKDVLSKFRGEIKQVPPMYSALKVNGKRLYELAREGVVIERKSRDVVISKLELMEFDEKTQTGKLYCEVSKGTYIRSLIFDMGEELKTYAHMNGLRRTQVGEYLVEDGFTIEQMEEMGENGDLSFVTSVEDSFNFEKVELKDEKQIKLFLNGNTVVCQKPNDRYRIYVDKEFVGLGEVIDNRLKGWKVF, encoded by the coding sequence TTGAACGGATTAATTAATGTAGACAAACCCAAAGGATATACGTCCTTTGATGTGATTAGAAAATTGAAAAGAATATTAAATATGAAAAAAATAGGACATACGGGGACTTTAGATCCGCTGGCAACAGGGGTACTTGTAATCTGTCTTGGAAGAGCTACTAAACTAGCTAATGTGATAGAAGCCAAGGAAAAAACCTATATAGCTGACTTTATTTTAGGATCAAAAACAGATACCTACGATACTGAAGGGGAAGTTATAGATAGAAGTGATGTTAAAGTAACAGGTGAAGATGTAAAGGATGTATTATCTAAATTTAGAGGAGAGATAAAACAAGTTCCTCCTATGTATTCTGCACTAAAAGTAAATGGTAAAAGACTCTATGAACTGGCTCGTGAAGGGGTAGTAATTGAAAGAAAAAGCAGAGATGTGGTAATATCAAAGTTAGAGTTGATGGAATTTGATGAAAAAACACAGACAGGAAAACTTTACTGTGAGGTATCGAAGGGAACTTATATCAGGTCATTGATCTTTGATATGGGGGAAGAGCTTAAAACCTATGCACACATGAATGGACTCAGAAGAACCCAGGTTGGAGAATACCTGGTAGAGGACGGATTTACCATTGAGCAGATGGAAGAGATGGGAGAAAATGGCGATCTCTCTTTTGTAACCAGCGTAGAGGACAGTTTTAACTTTGAAAAAGTAGAATTAAAAGATGAAAAACAGATAAAATTATTTTTAAATGGAAATACAGTGGTGTGCCAAAAACCAAATGACAGATATAGGATCTATGTAGATAAAGAATTTGTCGGGTTAGGAGAGGTCATTGATAATAGATTAAAAGGCTGGAAAGTATTTTAG
- the aspS gene encoding aspartate--tRNA ligase produces the protein MNIYRTHKLGELRAENIGEVVTLSGWVATKRDLGGLTFIDLRDREGVTQIVVPQDATEEMKEIISKVRSEYVIKVTGEVKERFSKNDKMATGDVEVFITDIEVLNSAEVLPFEISDDANVNENLRLKYRYLDIRRPAMMNNIRKRHDMMMAIRRFMDDSEFIEVDTPLLTKSTPEGARDFLVPSRMNKGKFHALPQSPQLFKQLLMIGGVEKYFQIAKCFRDEDLRADRQLEFLQLDMEMSFVTMDEVMEYVEGLCKKVFTRVTGEEANYSFEKMPYYEAMSRFGSDKPDVRFGVELKDLTSIMKDCGFKAFSGTANSGGIVNAIVAPGQATNFSRKVLGDLETYAKTYFGAKGLAWIKVTEEGVNSPIAKFFSEEEMAQILETTGAKVGDVILILADKAKVVYGGLGALRLKLGNELGLINKDSHKFLWVVDFPMFEWSEEEERYKAQHHPFTSIKEEDMEMFLAGDQMDKVRTNSYDIILNGFEIGGGSIRIHDREVQKVVFEQLGLTEAEIKEKFGFFVEAFKYGAPPHGGLAFGVDRWLMAMLKQDSIRDVIPFPVTNKGQCLLTEAPGNVDIDQLEELSLTSTYEEATK, from the coding sequence ATGAATATTTACAGGACCCATAAATTGGGAGAATTAAGAGCAGAAAATATCGGTGAAGTAGTAACTTTATCTGGTTGGGTAGCAACTAAGAGAGACTTAGGAGGATTAACTTTTATCGACCTTAGAGATAGAGAGGGAGTAACTCAAATAGTAGTTCCTCAAGATGCCACTGAAGAGATGAAAGAAATAATATCTAAAGTTAGAAGTGAATATGTAATCAAAGTAACTGGAGAAGTAAAGGAAAGATTCTCTAAAAACGACAAGATGGCTACTGGAGATGTAGAGGTATTCATCACAGATATAGAGGTATTAAACTCAGCAGAAGTATTACCATTTGAGATCTCAGATGATGCTAATGTAAACGAAAATTTAAGATTAAAATATAGATACTTAGATATCAGAAGACCTGCTATGATGAATAATATCAGAAAAAGACACGATATGATGATGGCTATTAGAAGATTCATGGACGATAGTGAATTTATCGAAGTGGATACTCCTCTATTAACTAAGTCAACTCCTGAAGGAGCTAGAGACTTCCTAGTACCAAGTAGAATGAATAAAGGTAAGTTCCATGCATTACCTCAATCACCACAATTATTCAAGCAATTATTGATGATTGGTGGAGTAGAAAAGTATTTCCAAATTGCTAAATGTTTCAGAGATGAAGATCTAAGAGCAGATAGACAATTAGAATTTTTACAACTAGATATGGAGATGTCATTTGTAACAATGGATGAGGTAATGGAATATGTAGAAGGATTATGTAAGAAGGTGTTTACTAGAGTAACTGGTGAAGAAGCTAACTATTCATTCGAAAAGATGCCATACTATGAGGCTATGAGTAGATTTGGTTCTGACAAACCTGATGTTAGATTTGGAGTAGAATTAAAAGACTTAACTTCTATAATGAAAGATTGTGGATTTAAGGCGTTCTCTGGAACTGCGAACTCAGGTGGAATAGTAAATGCTATCGTAGCACCAGGACAAGCGACTAACTTCTCTAGAAAAGTTTTAGGAGATTTAGAAACTTATGCAAAAACTTATTTCGGAGCTAAAGGTTTAGCTTGGATCAAAGTAACTGAAGAGGGAGTAAACTCTCCAATCGCTAAATTCTTCTCAGAAGAAGAGATGGCACAAATCTTAGAGACTACAGGAGCAAAAGTAGGAGATGTTATCTTAATCCTAGCTGATAAAGCAAAAGTAGTTTATGGTGGATTAGGAGCACTTAGATTAAAATTAGGAAATGAATTGGGATTAATCAATAAAGACAGTCATAAATTCCTATGGGTAGTAGACTTCCCTATGTTTGAGTGGAGTGAAGAGGAAGAGAGATATAAGGCTCAGCATCACCCATTCACATCTATCAAAGAAGAGGATATGGAGATGTTCTTGGCTGGAGATCAAATGGATAAAGTAAGAACTAACTCTTATGATATCATCTTAAATGGTTTCGAAATTGGTGGAGGAAGTATTAGAATCCACGATAGAGAAGTACAAAAAGTTGTATTTGAACAACTAGGATTAACTGAGGCTGAGATCAAAGAAAAATTTGGTTTCTTCGTAGAAGCATTTAAATATGGTGCTCCTCCCCATGGCGGATTAGCATTTGGTGTGGACAGATGGTTAATGGCAATGTTAAAGCAAGACTCTATAAGAGATGTAATTCCATTCCCGGTAACTAATAAAGGACAATGTCTGTTGACTGAAGCTCCTGGAAATGTAGATATAGATCAATTAGAAGAATTATCGCTAACTAGTACTTACGAAGAAGCGACTAAGTAA
- a CDS encoding chalcone isomerase family protein: MGRGLITVILGILMGVSAMAVNIAGVDVKENFIAADKKMVLNGAGIRKKLFFKLYVGSLYLPEKTVNAKAIVEGHENMTIELNIISKLITSAKLKEALEEGFATVEPEKMELIKDKLKIFTGIFKGGKVKRGDVFTFNYIDGKVETYKNKEHILTTEGQDFKEALFGIWLGDRAIDKGLKAEMLGKS; the protein is encoded by the coding sequence ATGGGGAGAGGTTTGATAACGGTGATACTTGGGATTTTAATGGGTGTCTCTGCCATGGCAGTCAATATAGCAGGAGTAGATGTAAAAGAAAATTTTATTGCTGCAGATAAAAAAATGGTATTAAATGGTGCAGGGATCAGAAAGAAGTTATTTTTTAAACTCTATGTAGGGTCATTGTATTTACCGGAAAAGACGGTGAATGCCAAAGCTATTGTAGAAGGGCATGAAAATATGACTATTGAACTAAATATCATATCTAAATTAATCACCAGTGCCAAGTTAAAAGAAGCTTTGGAGGAGGGGTTTGCCACTGTAGAACCTGAAAAGATGGAACTCATTAAGGATAAACTAAAAATTTTTACTGGTATATTTAAAGGAGGAAAAGTTAAAAGGGGAGATGTATTCACTTTTAATTATATAGATGGAAAAGTGGAAACATATAAAAACAAAGAGCATATTTTGACTACAGAGGGGCAGGATTTTAAAGAGGCGTTATTCGGTATCTGGCTGGGAGACAGAGCCATAGATAAAGGTTTAAAGGCAGAGATGCTGGGGAAATCTTAG